From the Budorcas taxicolor isolate Tak-1 chromosome 1, Takin1.1, whole genome shotgun sequence genome, one window contains:
- the LOC128049480 gene encoding 40S ribosomal protein S24-like — protein sequence MHDPVTIQTRKFMTNRLLQRKQMVIDVLHPGKATVPKTEIREKLAKMYKTTPDVIFVFGFRTHFGGGKTTGFGMIYDSLDYAKKNEPKHRLARHGLYEKKKTSRKQRKERKNRMKKVRGTAKANVGAGKKKE from the coding sequence ATGCACGACCCAGTAACTATCCAGACTAGGAAGTTCATGACCAACCGACTGCTTCAGCGGAAACAAATGGTCATCGATGTTCTTCACCCTGGAAAGGCAACAGTACCTAAAACAGAAATTCGGGAAAAACTGGCTAAAATGTACAAGACCACACCAGATGTCATCTTTGTATTTGGATTCAGAACTCATTTTGGTGGTGGCAAGACAACTGGCTTTGGCATGATTTACGATTCCTTGGATTATGCGAAGAAGAATGAGCCCAAACATAGGCTTGCAAGACATGGCCTGtatgagaagaaaaagacctCAAGAAAACAGCGAAAGGAACGCaagaacagaatgaagaaagTCAGGGGGACTGCAAAGGCCAACGTTGGTGCTGGCAAAAAGAAGGAGTAA